The following nucleotide sequence is from Gymnodinialimonas phycosphaerae.
CGCGGCGCGTGTTGCCGCAGTGCTTTCTGACATGCTTACCGCGAAGGCCAATCCATGACCGCTTCTTGGCCCAAACGGCGCCGCGTCAGCGTAATCAGCGATCCACCCGGCGGCTGGTTCACGCCCCACGCAGATGACCTTGCCGCGCGCCTGAATGCGGCGGGTCACGACGCGCAAACCTTTGACAAACAAGCCGATGTGCGCGAGGGCGACATCGCCTTCTACCTCAGCTGCACCGGCCTGACGCCGCCAGACCTGCTGACGCGTAACGCATGGAACCTGGTGGTCCACGCCAGTGATTTGCCCCGAGGGCGCGGATTCTCTCCACTCGTCTGGCAGGTTTTGGAGGGGCGCAACGACATCCCGCTGACGATGATCACCATGGCCGAGGCCGCGGACGCGGGCGATATCGTCATGCAGCGGCATCTGACGTTTCAGGGACACGAATTGAACGATGAGATGCGCACCCGGATGGGCGATGCCATTGTGGACATGTGCGTCGATCTTGTCACCGCGCCCACTCCGCCCACATCCCGCGCCCAAGAGGGGGAGCCGTCTTGGTATGACCGCCGCCGAGCAGATGACAGCCGACTAGATGTCAACAAGACGCTCGCCGAGCAATTCGACCTTCTGCGCGTCGTCGACAACGACCGCTACCCGGCCTTCTTCGACCACCGCGGACACCGCTACACCCTGAAAATCGAGAGACAGGAAGAGGCTTCAGAGTAAGATGCAAAAGATGGCTCCGGAGATTCAGATTGACGGTCGCAAGATCGGTGCCGACCACCCGCCCTACGTGATTTGCGAGTTGTCGGGCAACCACATCGGCTCGCTCGATCGCGCCTTGGCGATGATCGAGGAAGCCGCAAAAACCGGCTGTGCGGCGATCAAGTTGCAGACCTACACAGCCGATACTCTGACCATCGACTCCGACAAGCCCGATTTCCGGATCAACGGCGGGTTATGGGATGGGCGCACGCTTTATGACCTCTATCAAGAGGCCCACACCCCTTTCGAATGGCACGAGGCGATGTTCGCCAAGGCCGCCGAGGTCGGGGTGACGCTGTTCTCGACCCCGTTCGATGAGACCGCCGCCGACCTGTTGGAAGACCTCGGCGCGCCCGCCTACAAAATCGCCTCCTTCGAGGCTGTGCACCTGCCCCTGATCGCCCATGTCGCGCGCAAGGGGAAGCCGATGATCATTTCGACCGGCCTCGCCAATCTGGCCGAGATCGAGGCCGCCGTGCGCACCGCCCGCGACAACGGCTGTGAAGAGTTGGTCCTGCTGCATTGCATCAGCTCTTACCCCGCGCCGTCGGATCAGTCGAACCTGCGCACCATGCCGCATCTGGCCGAGATGTTCGGCGCGGTTCCGGGCCTGTCGGATCATACGATGGGCTCTGCCACATCAGTGGCGGCCATCGCCTTGGGCGGTGCAGTGATCGAGAAGCACTTCACCATGGCCCGCGCCGATGGCGGGCCGGACGCAGATTTCAGCCTGGAGCCCGACGAATTCACGCGTCTCGTGGACGATTGCCACAATGCGTGGCTGTCGCTGGGGCAGGTCGGCTACAACACGAAGTCCGCCGAAGAGGGCAACGTGGTGTTCCGCCGGTCCCTTTATGCCGTGCGCGACATCACCGCCGGAGAGGCGTTTACACCCGACAACGTGCGCGTCATCCGCCCCGGCTACGGCCTGCCACCGCGCCACTACGACCGGGTGATCGGGGCAGAGGCCACGCAAGCGATTGAACGGGGGACCGCGCTGTCGTGGTCCATGGTTCGATAGGCGCCGATGTTGCGCGCGGGCATCATAGGGGCGGGTCGGATCGCATGGTCCTATGACAATGGCATCTGGGACGGTGCGCGCTCTGTCAGCCACGCGGCCTGCCTGCACCGGCACCCGGACACGACGCTTGCGGCAGTTTTCGAACCCTTACCAGAGGCCCGCACGGCGTTTCAGGACGGCTACAAAGGCCCCGGCCCCGTTGCGGTGTGCGACACGCTGGAGGCGTTTTTCGCGCACGATCTGGACCTTGTCGCCGTGGCATCCCCGTCCGAGACCCATGGCGAGCACATCGCGGCCTGTCTGACGGCGGGCGTCCCGCGCCTCTGGGTGGAGAAACCCGTCACGACGGACGCGGCATCGTTTGAGGCATTGACGCGGCAACTGGCCGACTGCGCCCCGCCCCCCCGTATCGTGGTGAATTATTTCCGCCGTTTCCTGCCCCAGGTCGCCGAGGCGAAGAAGCGTCTACAAGCGGCTTTGCGCCATGGCACGCTGCGCCGGGTGGACGCTACCTACAGCCGCGCGTTTGTTGTGAACGGGGTGCATTTCCTCGACCTGATCGGGTATCTTTTTGATGCCCTTGAGGCGCCAGCATTCGATTGGGTGGATCGCGCGGGCTCCGCCGACCCCAGCTTCGGCATGACGCTGGACGGCGTGCCCGTGGCCGTGATGGGGATCCCCAATCTTGGCTATCACGCGCTGGACCTGCGCGCCGTCACCGACTACGGCCGCCTGTCCCTGATCCAGGGCGCGGCTGAACTGACGTGGGAAGCCAAGCAGCCAAACCCCGATTTCCCCGGCTTCTTCAATCTTGCGCCCGCGCGCCCCTTGCTGGACCCAAAGACCACCAGCGCGGCGATGCTGGACGGCACGTACCTGTCGCTCTGCGATCTTGTGGACGCCAGCGCGCCGTCGCGCGCACCGATGGAGGCGTCGGCCTTCACCCAAACAATCCTCGCCCGTTTGGCCGAGAGCGCGCCATGACCAAACGCCTCTGCTTTGCAGCCGGAGACGTCGGCGGCGCGCGCGCGATCCTGCCCGTCGCGCGGCTTGCGGCGGCAGAGGGGTATACGGTTCTGGGCCTGGATCACGGTGTCTTTCGGGCTGAAGGGGCCGATGGGTGGCATTGGGTGACCCATGAAGACAGCCTGATCGCAGATTTCGATGCGCTGATCTACGCCACCAGCGTGGCTGATCCTTTGGCGTTTCAGACCGCTTTATCTGCGCGGACGCGGGGTATTCCGATTATCCACGTGCTCGACAACTGGTCTCTATATGCGGAACGTCTTCACGGGCCGGACCGGTTTGACGTTTCGCAACTGCTCATTCCTGACGTCTATTGCGTAATGGACCAACTCGCTCGCCGTGAGGCCATCGCCGCCGGGGTGCCCGAGGCGATCTTGCAGATCAGCGGCCATCCGAACCTTGCGGGCCTTGCGGAAGAAGAGGCCAGCTTCGCTGCCGCCCCCTCCATGAACGGGCATATCCTGTTCGTCTCGGAACCCGCCGTGATCGACAGTGGCGACCGCCAAGACCCAAACGGACGCGGCTACGACGAGGTGCAGGTCTCGGCCCTGTTTGCCGAGGCCTACGCCGCCATGCCGAAGGCCCAAAAACTGCCCATCCACATCGCGCCCCATCCCCGCGAGGACCGCATCGCCGTTACAACACGGTGGAAGGAATTGGCCCAAACCCACGGGCTACGCTTTCTGATCGTCCCAACGGACGGTGTCCGCGAGGCTTTGCACACCGCGAAGGCCGTTGTCGGGATGAGTTCCCTGTTGCTCTACGAGGCCTGGCTGCTGGGTCAGCCGACCCTTAGCCTGCAACCGGACCTGCGCATGGACCAACTGGCGCAACCCGGCAAACGCGACGGGCTGGAGCTGTGCACACAGGTCCACGACGTCATGGTAGCGGTCCAGCGCCTGGCTGCCGCAGCGGCGCCCAAAGGCACCGGACGGCACGATATGGCGCTTCACACGGGCGCGGCCCGCGCAGTCTTGTTTTGCGCAATGTGAGCCTATATCAGCCATACGGTTCCAGACAAATCTCGGGGTAAAGGCGCTATGTCCACTACACTCGCAATTCATGGCGGCCCCAAAGTTCGCGACACCCTGTTTCCCGCACACGTCACTGTCGGTGCAGAGGAAAAAGCGCGTGTGTCCGAGGTAATCGATAGCGGGATCCTGTCCAACTACCTCGGCGCCCCGCATGAGAATTTCATGGGCGGTCGCTATGTGCGCGAGTGTGAGGCGGCTTGGGCCGAAAGCATCTCGGCAGCGCATGCCTTGGCGTTCAACTCCAACACCTCGGGGCTGATCGCGGCGATGGGGGCGATTGGCGTGGGGCCGGGCGATGAGGTCATCGTAACGGCTTATTCCATGTCAATCTCGGCGATTGCGCCGCTGTTTTACGGCGCGACACCGATCTTCGCGGATGTTGAGCCCGATACTTTCTGCCTTGATCCGAAATCCGTTGAAGCCGCGATCACGGACCGCACCAAGGCAATCATCATCGTCGACATTTTTGGTCAGCCCTTCAACGGCCCCGCCATTCGGGCCTTGGCGGACAAGCACAACCTGAAGATCGTGGAGGATTGTGCCCAAGCGCCTGGTGGCCACCTCAACGGCACGCCTACGGGACTGTTGGGCGATATCGGCGTGTTCTCGCTGAACTACCACAAGCACATCCACGCAGGCGAAGGCGGTATCGTCGTCACCAATGACGACACGCTGGCGCAACGGATGTCGATGCTGCGCAACCACGGGGAATGCGTTACGGGCGCTTGGGGTGTGGACGATCTGACGAACATGCTCGGCCACAACATGCGCATGACCGAGATCGAGGCGGTCATCGCCACAACGCAACTTGGCAAACTGGACGGCCTGATCACCGAACGCCTCGACCGCGTCGCCTATTTCCAAGAGCAGATGCGCGGGTTCGAGCCGATGACCATGCCGAAGGTGCGTGATGGCGCAAAGCACGTCTACTACGTCCACGCCTGCCTGTGGGACACCACCTGCGGCACCGACCGCAATGCCTTCGTCGATGCGGTCAAAGCCGAGCTTCCGGTTTTTGAGTTGCGCGAAAAAGAGGGCGTGAAGCTGGGTGCCGGCTATGTGCGCCCGATCTATCTGCTGCCCACGTTCGAGAAGCGGATGGCCCTGCAAGGCCCTGCCAACGGGCTGACGAAGTCATGGCAGAACTACGCTCTGGGCCTCTGCCCCGTGGTCGAGGACCTGCATTTCAACAGCTTGCTGTCGCACGAGTTCATCGTACCCTCGATGGAACGCTCGGACATCGACGATGTGGTCCGCGCCTTTGCAAAAGTCTGGGACGCGCGCGCGCATCTGCAAACGCCAAACGCGGCTTGATGCAACCCGTTCTGACCAACGGACCCGTCCGACTGGTGCCTTTCGGTGACAGGCATCTGACCGATACTTATGTTGGCTGGCTGAACACGCCCGAACTTGTGCGCTTCAGTGAGCAGCGCCATCGCAGCCATGATCTGGACAGTTGCCGGGCCTACGTAGCCAGCTTCGCGACCGGCCCAAACCTTCTTTGGGCGGTAGAGGATCACGCAACCGGAAGTCATGTCGGCAACATCACGGCCACGGTGAACCCGCCCAACGGCCTGGCTGATATCAGCATTCTGATCGGCGGCGGCTCTGGGCAAGGGTATGGATTTGCCGCGTGGAGTGCCGTGCTGGACTATCTGGGAAGCCGC
It contains:
- a CDS encoding formyltransferase family protein; the protein is MTASWPKRRRVSVISDPPGGWFTPHADDLAARLNAAGHDAQTFDKQADVREGDIAFYLSCTGLTPPDLLTRNAWNLVVHASDLPRGRGFSPLVWQVLEGRNDIPLTMITMAEAADAGDIVMQRHLTFQGHELNDEMRTRMGDAIVDMCVDLVTAPTPPTSRAQEGEPSWYDRRRADDSRLDVNKTLAEQFDLLRVVDNDRYPAFFDHRGHRYTLKIERQEEASE
- the pseI gene encoding pseudaminic acid synthase, producing MAPEIQIDGRKIGADHPPYVICELSGNHIGSLDRALAMIEEAAKTGCAAIKLQTYTADTLTIDSDKPDFRINGGLWDGRTLYDLYQEAHTPFEWHEAMFAKAAEVGVTLFSTPFDETAADLLEDLGAPAYKIASFEAVHLPLIAHVARKGKPMIISTGLANLAEIEAAVRTARDNGCEELVLLHCISSYPAPSDQSNLRTMPHLAEMFGAVPGLSDHTMGSATSVAAIALGGAVIEKHFTMARADGGPDADFSLEPDEFTRLVDDCHNAWLSLGQVGYNTKSAEEGNVVFRRSLYAVRDITAGEAFTPDNVRVIRPGYGLPPRHYDRVIGAEATQAIERGTALSWSMVR
- a CDS encoding Gfo/Idh/MocA family protein, yielding MLRAGIIGAGRIAWSYDNGIWDGARSVSHAACLHRHPDTTLAAVFEPLPEARTAFQDGYKGPGPVAVCDTLEAFFAHDLDLVAVASPSETHGEHIAACLTAGVPRLWVEKPVTTDAASFEALTRQLADCAPPPRIVVNYFRRFLPQVAEAKKRLQAALRHGTLRRVDATYSRAFVVNGVHFLDLIGYLFDALEAPAFDWVDRAGSADPSFGMTLDGVPVAVMGIPNLGYHALDLRAVTDYGRLSLIQGAAELTWEAKQPNPDFPGFFNLAPARPLLDPKTTSAAMLDGTYLSLCDLVDASAPSRAPMEASAFTQTILARLAESAP
- a CDS encoding DegT/DnrJ/EryC1/StrS family aminotransferase, which gives rise to MSTTLAIHGGPKVRDTLFPAHVTVGAEEKARVSEVIDSGILSNYLGAPHENFMGGRYVRECEAAWAESISAAHALAFNSNTSGLIAAMGAIGVGPGDEVIVTAYSMSISAIAPLFYGATPIFADVEPDTFCLDPKSVEAAITDRTKAIIIVDIFGQPFNGPAIRALADKHNLKIVEDCAQAPGGHLNGTPTGLLGDIGVFSLNYHKHIHAGEGGIVVTNDDTLAQRMSMLRNHGECVTGAWGVDDLTNMLGHNMRMTEIEAVIATTQLGKLDGLITERLDRVAYFQEQMRGFEPMTMPKVRDGAKHVYYVHACLWDTTCGTDRNAFVDAVKAELPVFELREKEGVKLGAGYVRPIYLLPTFEKRMALQGPANGLTKSWQNYALGLCPVVEDLHFNSLLSHEFIVPSMERSDIDDVVRAFAKVWDARAHLQTPNAA
- a CDS encoding GNAT family N-acetyltransferase, producing MQPVLTNGPVRLVPFGDRHLTDTYVGWLNTPELVRFSEQRHRSHDLDSCRAYVASFATGPNLLWAVEDHATGSHVGNITATVNPPNGLADISILIGGGSGQGYGFAAWSAVLDYLGSRPDLRKITGGCLAGNAAMVAIMRKAKMQPDGVRKDHFLVDGAPMDVLHFARYT